In bacterium, a single window of DNA contains:
- a CDS encoding non-canonical purine NTP pyrophosphatase, translating to MKITFITGNAGKAEEVSRYLGLEIDHHSLDLEEIQSLDLEEIVKDKALRAYSKIGKPVLVEDVSFVFHALGKLPGPLIKWFLKELENEGLCRLIDGKDRRCTAKVCYGFCDGETVHLFDGSMSGTISDSPKGTNSFGWSSIFIPDGYDKTYAEMLDEERSSFAMRNIALKSVREFMIQNAENFNEAE from the coding sequence ATGAAAATAACCTTTATAACTGGAAATGCTGGAAAGGCCGAAGAGGTTAGTAGGTACCTAGGTCTTGAAATAGACCATCATTCACTTGATTTGGAAGAAATACAATCTTTAGATCTAGAAGAAATTGTAAAAGATAAAGCTTTGCGTGCATATAGTAAAATTGGAAAACCTGTTCTTGTGGAGGATGTCTCTTTTGTTTTTCATGCCTTGGGAAAACTGCCTGGCCCACTAATTAAATGGTTTTTAAAAGAACTTGAAAATGAAGGCCTTTGTAGACTTATTGATGGAAAAGATAGGAGATGTACAGCTAAAGTTTGCTATGGTTTTTGCGATGGAGAAACTGTTCATCTATTTGATGGATCAATGTCTGGTACTATTTCTGATTCACCAAAGGGCACAAATAGTTTTGGCTGGTCATCTATATTCATTCCAGATGGATATGATAAAACATACGCCGAAATGTTAGATGAAGAAAGGTCTTCTTTTGCAATGCGAAATATTGCATTAAAAAGTGTTCGGGAATTTATGATTCAAAATGCTGAAAATTTTAATGAAGCTGAATAA
- a CDS encoding helix-turn-helix domain-containing protein produces MKINKTVLEQIGMSKEEALIYKGLLKLGPASISDIIRETKLHRPTVYKALPNLSSLGLVNAMPKGKYKLYVAESPEKLEKLFNDLEDNFNAEIHELHETYKMRDKKPIVTFTEGDSAIKAVFSDVVHSLPKNAIYYRYSSGLTLSRKKYVPADYKIIRDRKSLERLVITDESSKNAGHAKLGRSVRTVPNSYNLFDLNITQIIYGNKVALIDYNSKTAIVIENEMIAQFQTKIFKLLYSKL; encoded by the coding sequence ATGAAAATAAACAAAACTGTACTGGAACAAATAGGGATGAGTAAAGAAGAAGCCTTGATTTATAAGGGTCTTTTGAAACTAGGTCCTGCTTCTATTTCAGATATTATAAGAGAGACAAAATTACATAGGCCAACTGTTTATAAGGCATTACCAAATCTATCTAGTTTGGGGTTAGTTAATGCTATGCCAAAAGGTAAGTATAAGTTGTATGTTGCAGAATCTCCAGAAAAGCTAGAAAAACTTTTTAATGATTTGGAGGATAACTTTAATGCGGAGATCCATGAACTTCATGAGACTTATAAAATGAGAGACAAGAAACCAATCGTTACCTTTACAGAAGGTGATAGTGCAATCAAGGCTGTGTTTTCAGATGTTGTACATAGTTTACCCAAAAACGCTATCTATTATAGATACAGTTCTGGACTGACATTATCCCGCAAAAAATATGTTCCGGCAGATTATAAAATTATAAGAGATAGGAAATCCCTTGAAAGATTAGTTATTACAGATGAATCCTCAAAAAATGCTGGTCATGCAAAACTTGGCAGATCTGTCAGAACGGTACCAAATAGTTATAATTTATTTGATTTAAATATTACTCAAATCATTTATGGAAATAAGGTGGCTTTGATTGATTATAATAGTAAGACAGCAATTGTTATAGAAAATGAGATGATTGCTCAGTTTCAAACTAAAATTTTTAAATTACTATACAGTAAACTTTAG
- a CDS encoding phosphomannose isomerase type II C-terminal cupin domain, whose protein sequence is MTTQFTIENPPKSYKEKRPWGDFVKFVENLPCTVKTITVNSGQAFSLQYHDSRDEFWYILSGNGIATVGEEKIEIKAGLELFIPRKMLHRIEAGDENVTFLEIAYGTFDEEDIVRIEDKYNRVK, encoded by the coding sequence ATGACAACACAATTTACAATAGAAAATCCCCCAAAATCATATAAGGAAAAACGCCCTTGGGGTGATTTTGTAAAATTTGTGGAAAATTTACCCTGTACGGTAAAGACTATTACTGTAAACAGTGGTCAAGCTTTTAGTTTGCAATATCATGATTCGCGTGATGAGTTCTGGTACATCCTTTCTGGTAACGGAATAGCTACAGTAGGCGAAGAGAAAATAGAAATAAAAGCAGGTCTTGAGCTATTCATTCCTAGAAAGATGTTACACAGAATTGAAGCTGGTGATGAGAATGTCACTTTTTTAGAAATAGCATACGGAACTTTTGATGAGGAAGACATCGTTCGTATTGAGGATAAATACAATAGAGTAAAGTAA
- a CDS encoding inositol monophosphatase family protein, which translates to MKNKIENTRVKQIGNIILQNLVPQAIQIIQDECHDLTIIKKVGYDGVKPDLATNGDRKAQEMYMREIAKHFPDFGIIAEEDGVAFDGKDNGEDGEKGEDIYFTIDPLDGTKAYERGAGQGVGTMIALCKDNDVIAAYIGDANTGETYGFADMEKRGAAIRQRFGVTTNLKPRTDKPLAEQYVLLREMPRKQPELINKMINDITAGGLFKDAEVTGGSIGTAFARLWKGEVGAMVLQPGFNTPWDLAPTLGISRRLGYKFFKLLDGKLIENEPMLTKTVVEKPYTEIVVHEAHEKELMEWLKVN; encoded by the coding sequence ATGAAAAACAAAATCGAAAACACTAGGGTTAAGCAAATTGGGAATATCATTCTTCAAAACCTTGTTCCACAGGCAATACAAATAATTCAAGATGAATGTCATGACCTGACTATAATCAAGAAGGTTGGCTATGATGGAGTGAAGCCTGACCTTGCAACTAATGGTGACAGAAAAGCACAGGAAATGTACATGCGAGAAATCGCCAAACACTTCCCTGACTTTGGAATCATCGCCGAGGAAGATGGGGTTGCCTTTGATGGCAAAGATAATGGCGAGGATGGAGAGAAGGGCGAAGATATATATTTCACTATTGATCCACTAGATGGAACCAAGGCGTATGAACGTGGTGCAGGACAAGGTGTTGGAACAATGATTGCCCTCTGTAAAGACAACGATGTCATTGCAGCTTACATCGGCGACGCAAACACTGGTGAGACATACGGTTTTGCAGACATGGAAAAAAGAGGCGCAGCCATAAGGCAAAGATTTGGTGTAACAACCAACTTAAAGCCCAGAACTGATAAACCTCTAGCTGAACAATATGTACTCTTGCGTGAAATGCCTCGCAAGCAACCCGAGTTAATTAATAAAATGATTAACGATATAACAGCAGGTGGGCTATTTAAGGACGCTGAGGTTACAGGAGGAAGTATTGGTACAGCTTTTGCAAGGTTGTGGAAGGGAGAGGTTGGAGCGATGGTTCTTCAGCCAGGATTCAATACACCATGGGATCTTGCTCCAACACTTGGTATTAGCCGTAGGCTTGGCTACAAGTTTTTCAAACTTTTAGATGGTAAACTCATTGAGAATGAGCCAATGCTTACAAAGACTGTTGTTGAGAAACCATACACAGAAATTGTTGTCCATGAAGCTCATGAAAAGGAATTGATGGAGTGGTTGAAGGTTAATTAA
- a CDS encoding CapA family protein, translating into MILKNQSGRISHYAFYLTATAVFIIGGFFVNTQYGKYFKKVESSLSAQVAGADSIKQVEPAPVVRKVTLLAVGDIMMHQAQLDATYNKKNGKYDFSSFFVNIKPYLNNADIVYANLETPIAGKELKYSGYPRFNAPAEILTELKNNYFTHVSLANNHALDRGVVGLTNTIKNVENSGLIGLGARIQPDTKIALSGTSSLPNGIVSPISNYQITEKNGLKFGFVSYTYDTNGLTLPKSKSGMLSYINKEQIVRDINDLKKQNVDVIVTALHFGVEYKLQENASQRELAQLACNSGANIVLGDHPHVLEPITFLKSTNGEKCLVIYSLGNFVSGMTNPYTDLGGILKLEITKEINPSRVNGSSTLSITPDFMGTWVKRGSDKNGNKYYTVLPLDADKIPVSINVSKREQDNLEKYRIFVNTKIKAW; encoded by the coding sequence ATGATACTCAAAAATCAATCAGGAAGAATTAGTCATTATGCATTTTACCTAACAGCAACAGCTGTTTTCATAATCGGAGGTTTTTTTGTAAACACACAATATGGTAAATATTTTAAAAAAGTAGAATCAAGTCTCTCCGCGCAGGTTGCGGGAGCTGACTCTATAAAACAAGTTGAGCCGGCCCCAGTGGTTAGAAAGGTGACGCTTCTCGCTGTTGGAGATATTATGATGCATCAGGCACAACTTGATGCTACTTATAATAAAAAAAATGGTAAATATGATTTCTCAAGTTTTTTTGTAAACATAAAACCGTATTTAAATAATGCGGATATTGTTTATGCTAATTTAGAAACGCCAATTGCAGGAAAGGAATTAAAATACTCTGGGTATCCAAGGTTTAATGCTCCTGCAGAAATATTAACTGAATTAAAAAATAATTATTTTACTCATGTGTCTTTGGCAAATAATCACGCGCTCGATAGGGGTGTTGTAGGCCTTACGAATACAATTAAGAATGTCGAGAATTCTGGCTTAATTGGATTGGGTGCTAGAATTCAGCCCGATACTAAAATTGCTCTATCTGGCACAAGTTCATTACCAAATGGAATTGTTTCACCTATTTCTAATTATCAAATTACTGAAAAGAACGGACTTAAATTTGGTTTTGTTTCATATACTTATGATACAAACGGCCTAACATTACCTAAAAGTAAATCTGGAATGCTTTCATATATTAATAAAGAGCAAATAGTAAGGGACATAAATGATTTAAAAAAACAAAATGTTGATGTAATTGTGACAGCATTACATTTTGGGGTAGAGTATAAATTACAAGAGAATGCATCTCAACGAGAACTTGCACAGCTGGCATGTAACAGTGGTGCAAATATTGTTCTAGGAGATCATCCTCATGTACTGGAACCTATAACATTTTTGAAAAGTACTAATGGTGAAAAGTGTCTAGTTATATATTCACTTGGAAATTTTGTGTCTGGAATGACCAATCCATATACGGACCTTGGAGGAATACTTAAGCTTGAAATTACAAAAGAAATTAATCCCAGCAGGGTTAATGGCAGTAGTACTCTGTCTATAACACCAGATTTTATGGGTACATGGGTAAAGAGAGGGTCAGACAAAAATGGAAACAAATATTATACAGTTCTACCACTCGATGCTGATAAAATTCCAGTAAGCATTAATGTCTCCAAAAGAGAACAAGACAACCTAGAAAAGTATAGAATCTTTGTAAATACAAAGATTAAGGCCTGGTAA